A region from the Linepithema humile isolate Giens D197 chromosome 1, Lhum_UNIL_v1.0, whole genome shotgun sequence genome encodes:
- the LOC136997352 gene encoding uncharacterized protein — translation MSKRDKVILSNKRAKSSFHDEQSLKKKKKSSTTDKVFSDNKSAELSLIRNDQQCAKKEKSMSKRDKESMENTMSDTRPITSKAMGSAGDSHYSFTFDERKKYSNDDLARITLSRFRSVITQLTQIKGEIHEIKTILQSQKSYCPDTRGTFSDENFSEKYGFSIPFETLDDFLTFDKDLKSSDEFRKDFKLNMWTSIDTSMALVRSLTSVLKKYLVRDLALKFTAVKKVDGKILFKNTTICSCIKGNNV, via the exons atGAGCAAAAGAGATAAAG TGATTTTAAGCAATAAACGGGCAAAAAGTTCATTTCATGACGAACAATCtctgaagaagaaaaagaaatcgagTACTACAGATaaag TGTTTTCAGATAATAAAAGTGCAGAACTGTCATTAATAAGAAATGACCAACAATGcgcaaagaaagaaaaatcaatgaGCAAGAGAGATAaag AATCAATGGAAAATACTATGTCCGATACTCGTCCGATAACTTCCAAAGCAATGGGATCAGCTGGGGACTCTCATTATTCTTTCACATTtgacgagagaaaaaaatatagtaatgaCG attTAGCACGTATAACGTTATCAAGGTTTAGGAGTGTCATAACTCAATTGACCCAAATAAAGGGTGAAATTCATGAAATAAAGACAATACTGCAATCTCAAAAGAGTTATTGTCCTGATACGCGGGGTACGTTTTCTGACGAAAATTTTTCGGAAAAATACGGATTTAGTATTCCATTTGAAACACTGGACGACTTCTTGACATTTGACAAGGATCTGAAATCAAGTGACGAATTTCGAaaagatttt AAATTGAACATGTGGACATCAATTGATACCAGTATGGCGTTAGTGAGATCTCTAACTAGCGTATTAAAGAAATACTTAGTTAGAGATCTTGCATTGAAATTCACGGCAGTTAAGAAGGTCGAcggcaaaatattatttaaaaatacaaccaTATGTTCTTGCATAAAAggtaataatgtataa
- the LOC136997350 gene encoding uncharacterized protein, translated as MHVCTSALKLVVLCLLLSYFIIWRKYPIKENPLWRQRTLIPRNSALGFEKPPTACVIKMNNQIRHKCGYCGWLFSFTTNFFEHECFKHYVEDKDRIYIDENNVVTIRNTKTAEDPVCTDTLDELLIGAVKARKGLYDHRIPPNERTNLRKNALWTEVSNTLGGAFNPEEAKARWKYLRDNYIKARKKVKGYIPSGSAAKTSASKKPKFRFYDIMTFLNDLLETRQTVSSLPNDVAESEEYGTLDQYENYDNVRFDISPRTPTTIHASPPALSPTSDPPRTPTPTLVSPRPSTFRSVSPTVINMTSRIAATNSRRLLQSADYADVPRQMSALKKQKTDVLQTAIIEALKEPAHIVDPLDGFLARLGEGMRRLSYRDRSRLEIQFLTFLLAEEEEKLHRKQLTT; from the exons ATGCACGTGTGCACGAGTGCTCTCAAATTGGTCGTATTGTGCTTACTTCTAagctattttattatctggAGGAAGTATCCTATCAAAG AAAATCCACTGTGGAGACAAAGGACACTCATTCCAAGGAACAGTGCCCTCGGTTTTGAGAAGCCCCCAACTGCGTGTGTTATAAAGATGAATAATCAAATCAGG CACAAATGTGGGTATTGTGGGTGGCTGTTCAGTTTTACCACTAATTTTTTCGAGCATGAATGCTTCAAACATTATGTGGAGGACAAAGATCGCATTTATATAGATGAAAATAATGTTGTGACAATAC GCAATACAAAGACTGCGGAAGATCCTGTATGTACAGACACTTTGGATGAACTCTTGATTGGAGCAGTGAAGGCAAGGAAGGGTCTCTACGACCATCGTATACCTCCTAATGAAAGAACCAATTTACGTAAAAATGCGTTGTGGACAGAAGTTTCAAATACTCTAGGAG ggGCTTTTAATCCAGAGGAGGCTAAAGCTCGTTGGAAATATTTGAgagataattacataaaagcTCGCAAAAAGGTTAAAGGCTACATTCCCAGTGGATCGGCAGCCAAAACTAGTGCATCAAAGAAACCTAAGTTTAGATTTTATGACATCATGACATTTTTGAACGACTTGCTTGAGACACGACA GACTGTGAGTTCATTGCCAAATGATGTTGCTGAAAGTGAAGAATATGGAACACTCGACCAATACGAGAATTATGATAATGTGAGGTTTGATATTTCTCCTCGGACGCCGACTACCATTCATGCCTCTCCACCAGCACTGAGTCCTACTTCTGATCCTCCACGAACGCCCACACCAACTCTCGTTTCTCCGCGGCCGTCAACGTTCAGAAGCGTCTCTCCAACAGTCATCAATATGACTTCGCGAATAGCGGCCACAAATTCAAGAA GATTGTTGCAAAGTGCTGACTATGCGGATGTACCCCGACAAATGTCCGCACTCAAAA AGCAAAAGACCGATGTATTACAAACTGCTATAATAGAAGCCTTAAAAGAACCAGCACACATTGTTGATCCGCTAGATGGATTTCTAGCACGGTTGGGAGAAGGCATGCGAAGGTTGTCATATCGCGACAGAAGTCGCTTAGAAATACAATTTCTGACGTTTCTGCTCgccgaagaagaagaaaaattgcatcGTAAGCAGCTTACAACGTAG
- the LOC136997348 gene encoding putative nuclease HARBI1 isoform X1, translating to MDENTIMDPNIILIIIWKKWQKWKKMKQTLQQRKVEKRHIFKLFLIWKLMMHQEEKVHHKMWVRPIFRERQRLLQGASNNLVREMEFGDHEMFFNYCRMSVDMFDQLLNVIGPLIEKQFVIRDPICPRTRLLVCLCYLASGDSMTSIAYSFRIGITTVSKIITETCEELWNTLHKSVFPEIKKENWLRIANDFATKWHFPHCIGAIDGKHVIIQSPPHSGSTFYNYKGSHSINLLAVCDANYCFTLVDIGGEGRQSDGGIFTHSNFGQRFQQNQMTLPQPRPIESSGPALPFILVADEAFALTHYMMRPYPRSGRLNCQRKVFNYRLSRARRMIESVFGILAAKWRIYRRPIIASVSIAVKIVQATVCLHNFVIQNENKLPLSERRYSRILSEVELRTSGALQEINNANRTNTHTRLASRIRDDFATYFENNGAVPWQWKKVLLNDF from the exons ATGGATGAAAACACCATAATGGATcctaacataatattaataattatatggaAAAAATGGCAAAAGTGGAAGAAGATGAAGCAAACACTTCAACAGCGGAAAGTTGAGAAACGACATATATTCAAACTGTTTCTAATATGGAAACTGATGATGCATCAAGAGGAAAAAGTTCATCATAAAATGTGGGTGCGTCCGATATTTAGAGAAAGACAAAGATTATTGCAAGGTGCCAGTAATAATCTGGTCAGAGAAATGGAGTTTGGAGATCacgaaatgttttttaattattgtagaaTGTCCGTAGACATGTTCGATCAGTTGTTGAATGTTATTGGGCCACTTATTGAAAAACAGTTTGTCATTCGAGATCCAATATGCCCCCGTACCCGGCTTCTAGTATGCTTATGTTATTTAGCATCTGGGGACAGTATGACTTCAATAGCTTATTCTTTTCGGATTGGAATAACCACTgtctcaaaaattattactgaaaCATGCGAGGAATTGTGGAATACTCTCCACAAGTCAGTTTTCcctgaaataaagaaagagaattGGCTGAGAATCGCCAATGATTTTGCGACGAAGTGGCATTTTCCGCATTGCATAGGTGCGATAGATGGAAAGCACGTAATAATACAG TCACCTCCTCACAGTGGCtcaactttttataattacaaaggAAGTcatagtattaatttattagcgGTTTGTGACGCCAATTACTGTTTCACATTGGTTGATATTGGTGGAGAAGGCAGACAGAGCGACGGCGGGATCTTCACGCATTCAAACTTTGGTCAGCGATTTCAACAAAATCAAATGACTTTGCCACAACCGAGACCAATTGAATCTTCTGGGCCAGCATTACCATTTATATTAGTAGCGGATGAAGCATTCGCTTTGACTCATTACATGATGAGGCCGTATCCACGAAGCGGACGTCTAAATTGTCAAAGAAAAGTCTTTAATTACCGTCTCAGTCGAGCACGAAGAATGATTGAAAGCGTGTTTGGCATTTTAGCAGCGAAATGGCGAATTTATCGTCGACCGATAATCGCATCTGTCTCTATTGCAGTCAAAATTGTTCAAGCGACTGTATGCTTGCATAATTTCGTGATTcagaatgaaaataaattgccACTCTCCGAAAGGCGTTATAGTCGTATTCTCAGTGAAGTGGAATTAAGGACAAGCGGTGCATTGCAAGAAATAAACAATGCTAATAGAACAAACACTCATACCCGTCTTGCTTCCAGAATTCGAGACGACTTTGCTACATATTTCGAAAACAACGGGGCAGTACCCTGGCAATGGAAAAAAGTTCTGCtcaatgatttttaa
- the LOC136997348 gene encoding putative nuclease HARBI1 isoform X2 yields the protein MDENTIMDPNIILIIIWKKWQKWKKMKQTLQQRKVEKRHIFKLFLIWKLMMHQEEKVHHKIMSVDMFDQLLNVIGPLIEKQFVIRDPICPRTRLLVCLCYLASGDSMTSIAYSFRIGITTVSKIITETCEELWNTLHKSVFPEIKKENWLRIANDFATKWHFPHCIGAIDGKHVIIQSPPHSGSTFYNYKGSHSINLLAVCDANYCFTLVDIGGEGRQSDGGIFTHSNFGQRFQQNQMTLPQPRPIESSGPALPFILVADEAFALTHYMMRPYPRSGRLNCQRKVFNYRLSRARRMIESVFGILAAKWRIYRRPIIASVSIAVKIVQATVCLHNFVIQNENKLPLSERRYSRILSEVELRTSGALQEINNANRTNTHTRLASRIRDDFATYFENNGAVPWQWKKVLLNDF from the exons ATGGATGAAAACACCATAATGGATcctaacataatattaataattatatggaAAAAATGGCAAAAGTGGAAGAAGATGAAGCAAACACTTCAACAGCGGAAAGTTGAGAAACGACATATATTCAAACTGTTTCTAATATGGAAACTGATGATGCATCAAGAGGAAAAAGTTCATCATAAAAT aaTGTCCGTAGACATGTTCGATCAGTTGTTGAATGTTATTGGGCCACTTATTGAAAAACAGTTTGTCATTCGAGATCCAATATGCCCCCGTACCCGGCTTCTAGTATGCTTATGTTATTTAGCATCTGGGGACAGTATGACTTCAATAGCTTATTCTTTTCGGATTGGAATAACCACTgtctcaaaaattattactgaaaCATGCGAGGAATTGTGGAATACTCTCCACAAGTCAGTTTTCcctgaaataaagaaagagaattGGCTGAGAATCGCCAATGATTTTGCGACGAAGTGGCATTTTCCGCATTGCATAGGTGCGATAGATGGAAAGCACGTAATAATACAG TCACCTCCTCACAGTGGCtcaactttttataattacaaaggAAGTcatagtattaatttattagcgGTTTGTGACGCCAATTACTGTTTCACATTGGTTGATATTGGTGGAGAAGGCAGACAGAGCGACGGCGGGATCTTCACGCATTCAAACTTTGGTCAGCGATTTCAACAAAATCAAATGACTTTGCCACAACCGAGACCAATTGAATCTTCTGGGCCAGCATTACCATTTATATTAGTAGCGGATGAAGCATTCGCTTTGACTCATTACATGATGAGGCCGTATCCACGAAGCGGACGTCTAAATTGTCAAAGAAAAGTCTTTAATTACCGTCTCAGTCGAGCACGAAGAATGATTGAAAGCGTGTTTGGCATTTTAGCAGCGAAATGGCGAATTTATCGTCGACCGATAATCGCATCTGTCTCTATTGCAGTCAAAATTGTTCAAGCGACTGTATGCTTGCATAATTTCGTGATTcagaatgaaaataaattgccACTCTCCGAAAGGCGTTATAGTCGTATTCTCAGTGAAGTGGAATTAAGGACAAGCGGTGCATTGCAAGAAATAAACAATGCTAATAGAACAAACACTCATACCCGTCTTGCTTCCAGAATTCGAGACGACTTTGCTACATATTTCGAAAACAACGGGGCAGTACCCTGGCAATGGAAAAAAGTTCTGCtcaatgatttttaa
- the LOC136997015 gene encoding uncharacterized protein: protein MSNEQQIADALFGEISDSASESGQTETTPDSQPTPGPRPAPSPQPTAEPPAKPPDAPKRPVSRPPRPGTSVQRSDRENRQKAILLLAPLPPPKPRRRSCVATAVRSRPPTRPPTEASPGNPPGPATPDSPPAFVAGPDKAAVPAPGSTTPGASPVVTGPSRPPPRLIRRPVPARPASTPGPAMPDLPPASSGQPALTRSIGLGPRQPGPQVVTVTLGDGTKVEVPLLTTILGRKYRILTATGRWIIRFDRRGRPRSVQRLG from the coding sequence ATGTCCAACGAACAACAAATAGCGGACGCCCTATTCGGGGAAATCTCCGACAGCGCGAGCGAGTCCGGTCAGACCGAGACCACACCGGATTCCCAGCCGACGCCAGGGCCTCGACCAGCCCCGAGCCCCCAACCAACGGCGGAGCCACCAGCCAAGCCGCCCGATGCCCCGAAGCGACCCGTTTCTCGGCCGCCTCGACCCGGGACATCAGTACAACGCTCGGACCGGGAGAACCGCCAAAAAGCGATCCTGCTCCTCGCCCCGCTGCCACCGCCAAAGCCCAGGCGACGGTCGTGCGTCGCGACCGCCGTTCGCAGCCGACCACCCACCCGGCCGCCCACCGAAGCCAGCCCGGGTAACCCGCCAGGGCCAGCCACGCCCGACTCGCCGCCGGCCTTTGTCGCCGGCCCCGATAAGGCCGCCGTTCCGGCACCCGGGTCTACCACGCCCGGCGCATCGCCCGTCGTCACCGGCCCCAGTCGGCCTCCGCCCAGGCTCATCAGGCGCCCCGTCCCGGCCAGACCAGCCTCAACGCCCGGGCCAGCCATGCCCGACCTGCCACCAGCCAGTTCCGGCCAACCCGCGCTCACCAGGTCTATCGGACTGGGACCCCGGCAACCTGGGCCCCAAGTGGTGACCGTAACACTGGGCGACGGCACCAAGGTCGAGGTCCCGCTCCTCACCACCATCCTCGGCCGGAAGTACCGGATCCTCACCGCGACCGGACGGTGGATCATCCGGTTCGACCGCCGTGGCCGTCCCCGTAGCGTACAGCGCTTAGGTTAA
- the LOC136997349 gene encoding putative nuclease HARBI1 isoform X2: protein MDENTIMDPNIILIIIWKKWQKWKKMKQTLQQRKVEKRHIFKLFLIWKLMMHQEEKVHHKIMSVDMFDQLLNVIGPLIEKQFVIRDPICPRTRLLVCLCYLASGDSMTSIAYSFRIGITTVSKIITETCEELWNTLHKSVFPEIKKENWLRIANDFATKWHFPHCIGAIDGKHVIIQSPPHSGSTFYNYKGSHSINLLAVCDANYCFTLVDIGGEGRQSDGGIFTHSNFGQRFQQNQMTLPQPRPIESSGPALPFILVADEAFALTHYMMRPYPRSGRLNCQRKVFNYRLSRARRMIESVFGILAAKWRIYRRPIIASVSIAVKIVQATVCLHNFVIQNENKLPLSERRYSRILSEVELRTSGALQEINNANRTNTHTRLASRIRDDFATYFENNGAVPWQWKKVLLNDF from the exons ATGGATGAAAACACCATAATGGATcctaacataatattaataattatatggaAAAAATGGCAAAAGTGGAAGAAGATGAAGCAAACACTTCAACAGCGGAAAGTTGAGAAACGACATATATTCAAACTGTTTCTAATATGGAAACTGATGATGCATCAAGAGGAAAAAGTTCATCATAAAAT aaTGTCCGTAGACATGTTCGATCAGTTGTTGAATGTTATTGGGCCACTCATTGAAAAACAGTTTGTCATTCGAGATCCAATATGCCCCCGTACCCGGCTTCTAGTATGCTTATGTTATTTAGCATCTGGGGACAGTATGACTTCAATAGCTTATTCTTTTCGGATTGGAATAACCACTgtctcaaaaattattactgaaaCATGCGAGGAATTGTGGAATACTCTCCACAAGTCAGTTTTCcctgaaataaagaaagagaattGGCTGAGAATCGCCAATGATTTTGCGACGAAGTGGCATTTTCCGCATTGCATAGGTGCGATAGATGGAAAGCACGTAATAATACAG TCACCTCCTCACAGTGGCtcaactttttataattacaaaggAAGTcatagtattaatttattagcgGTTTGTGACGCCAATTACTGTTTCACATTGGTTGATATTGGTGGAGAAGGCAGACAGAGCGACGGCGGGATCTTCACGCATTCAAACTTTGGTCAGCGATTTCAACAAAATCAAATGACTTTGCCACAACCGAGACCAATTGAATCTTCTGGGCCAGCATTACCATTTATATTAGTAGCGGATGAAGCATTCGCTTTGACTCATTACATGATGAGGCCGTATCCACGAAGCGGACGTCTAAATTGTCAAAGAAAAGTCTTTAATTACCGTCTCAGTCGAGCACGAAGAATGATTGAAAGCGTGTTTGGCATTTTAGCAGCGAAATGGCGAATTTATCGTCGACCGATAATCGCATCTGTCTCTATTGCAGTCAAAATTGTTCAAGCGACTGTATGCTTGCATAATTTCGTGATTcagaatgaaaataaattgccACTCTCCGAAAGGCGTTATAGTCGTATTCTCAGTGAAGTGGAATTAAGGACAAGCGGTGCATTGCAAGAAATAAACAATGCTAATAGAACAAACACTCATACCCGTCTTGCTTCCAGAATTCGAGACGACTTTGCTACATATTTCGAAAACAACGGGGCAGTACCCTGGCAATGGAAAAAAGTTCTGCtcaatgatttttaa
- the LOC136997349 gene encoding putative nuclease HARBI1 isoform X1: MDENTIMDPNIILIIIWKKWQKWKKMKQTLQQRKVEKRHIFKLFLIWKLMMHQEEKVHHKMWVRPIFRERQRLLQGASNNLVREMEFGDHEMFFNYCRMSVDMFDQLLNVIGPLIEKQFVIRDPICPRTRLLVCLCYLASGDSMTSIAYSFRIGITTVSKIITETCEELWNTLHKSVFPEIKKENWLRIANDFATKWHFPHCIGAIDGKHVIIQSPPHSGSTFYNYKGSHSINLLAVCDANYCFTLVDIGGEGRQSDGGIFTHSNFGQRFQQNQMTLPQPRPIESSGPALPFILVADEAFALTHYMMRPYPRSGRLNCQRKVFNYRLSRARRMIESVFGILAAKWRIYRRPIIASVSIAVKIVQATVCLHNFVIQNENKLPLSERRYSRILSEVELRTSGALQEINNANRTNTHTRLASRIRDDFATYFENNGAVPWQWKKVLLNDF, from the exons ATGGATGAAAACACCATAATGGATcctaacataatattaataattatatggaAAAAATGGCAAAAGTGGAAGAAGATGAAGCAAACACTTCAACAGCGGAAAGTTGAGAAACGACATATATTCAAACTGTTTCTAATATGGAAACTGATGATGCATCAAGAGGAAAAAGTTCATCATAAAATGTGGGTGCGTCCGATATTTAGAGAAAGACAAAGATTATTGCAAGGTGCCAGTAATAATCTGGTCAGAGAAATGGAGTTTGGAGATCacgaaatgttttttaattattgtagaaTGTCCGTAGACATGTTCGATCAGTTGTTGAATGTTATTGGGCCACTCATTGAAAAACAGTTTGTCATTCGAGATCCAATATGCCCCCGTACCCGGCTTCTAGTATGCTTATGTTATTTAGCATCTGGGGACAGTATGACTTCAATAGCTTATTCTTTTCGGATTGGAATAACCACTgtctcaaaaattattactgaaaCATGCGAGGAATTGTGGAATACTCTCCACAAGTCAGTTTTCcctgaaataaagaaagagaattGGCTGAGAATCGCCAATGATTTTGCGACGAAGTGGCATTTTCCGCATTGCATAGGTGCGATAGATGGAAAGCACGTAATAATACAG TCACCTCCTCACAGTGGCtcaactttttataattacaaaggAAGTcatagtattaatttattagcgGTTTGTGACGCCAATTACTGTTTCACATTGGTTGATATTGGTGGAGAAGGCAGACAGAGCGACGGCGGGATCTTCACGCATTCAAACTTTGGTCAGCGATTTCAACAAAATCAAATGACTTTGCCACAACCGAGACCAATTGAATCTTCTGGGCCAGCATTACCATTTATATTAGTAGCGGATGAAGCATTCGCTTTGACTCATTACATGATGAGGCCGTATCCACGAAGCGGACGTCTAAATTGTCAAAGAAAAGTCTTTAATTACCGTCTCAGTCGAGCACGAAGAATGATTGAAAGCGTGTTTGGCATTTTAGCAGCGAAATGGCGAATTTATCGTCGACCGATAATCGCATCTGTCTCTATTGCAGTCAAAATTGTTCAAGCGACTGTATGCTTGCATAATTTCGTGATTcagaatgaaaataaattgccACTCTCCGAAAGGCGTTATAGTCGTATTCTCAGTGAAGTGGAATTAAGGACAAGCGGTGCATTGCAAGAAATAAACAATGCTAATAGAACAAACACTCATACCCGTCTTGCTTCCAGAATTCGAGACGACTTTGCTACATATTTCGAAAACAACGGGGCAGTACCCTGGCAATGGAAAAAAGTTCTGCtcaatgatttttaa